Genomic segment of Nostoc sp. TCL240-02:
TCGGTAGAATCGTCTTTCCTTGACCGTAAAGACGCAGAATAGACGCAGGTTCTTCAAAGGCGCAAAACATGAAGGTTATCCGCCCATTTTCTTGCAAATGGGCTGAGGTTTCGTTACCACTGCCTGTAAGGTCTACGTAACCTACTTGCTTGGGAGAGAGAACACGAAAGCATCCTAAACCTTTAGGAGATAGATTAACATGACCCGTAGGACTCAAGGGTGCAGAGCCAACAAAGAAAAGGTGTTGGGCTGCAATAAAGTCTTGCAGTTCGTCTGTAATACAGTCAAAAAGTTTAGACATAGACTGTCTGATTTATATTCACATACAAATTTTTCATCTTCTCAGCCTATGCCTTAGCTAAATATCTAGCAAGGCCCAATTGCCGATGTCTGAGCAAATGGGAGTTTGGAGTTAGGAAAAGTATCAAGATAAGTGGGCGTAAATAATTGTCTGTGAGATAAGGAAATAGGCAATAGGCATAAGGGTTTAAGCCTAGTTCCTTTTTATTTACATAGTTTGATTTTATTGTGCCAACTTACTGTCTCATATACCGACTAGCCATTTGGATGGCATCAGCGATATCTACATCACCATCGCCGTCAGCATCCAAGAAGGAATTCAGTACAGGATTCCCGCCAGCTTGGGGATTTTGAGCATTTGCACCTGATTGCAAAAAATTCAAGACTAAAGGTACTGCTAAAGGTAGCAATTGTTGAACTATACCAGCATCCAATCCAGTTTGCTGGGCAGCAACCTGAGCTACCTGTTGTTGTATCTGAGGAGAAAATAGCGAATTGACGGCTTGGGGGTTAGGTGAAGTCCCAGCATATTGATTCACTAAACTTTGTGCGGCTTCATTACCATCTCTGGCTTGCTTGTCTTGTAAAGCGGAACGCACTTGACCACCCACAATTGACAAGACTGATTGAATGGTAGAAGGGTCTGCACCAGTACTTTGGCTTAATTGTTGTACAGTGTTAATAATTCCTCCCAGTTGCCCTAAGCTTCCCTGTTGATTGGGATTAGCAACTGCACCAAGAATTTGATCGAAAAGTCCCATAAATTTATTTCTCCCTTTGTTCTCAAAAAGCTTGCCAAAACTGGCTTGAAGTATTTTTGTAGGCAAATTTTCGTCAGTCCACTAAAAAGATTTAAACACGCAACCTTATACTTGCTATTGATTATTATGAAAAAATTAACTTTGAAAAGCTACTAACTCAAGGATGAGAAATTGGTAAAGTTATACCTGCGGTGGGCAAAACCAACGCAAACTCTATACCTTTATCTAACTCAAATTGGTAGCTAATCTTACCTTGAGGTTTTTCTACCACAATTTGATATGCGATGCCTACGACGGGCTACGCCTACGCTAGCCTTAAACCAGTACCAATGCCTCGTGGTTTGGTAGTAAAAAATGTTTCAAATATCTTTTTCTGATTTTCTGGTGAATATAGAATTATTTATTGTTGGGGTACAGCATTGCGCTTAAGTTTCACCGTCAAAGGTTCAAATTTTGCAAAAGTTGCTTCTTACTACTCTGGTAAGAAAGACTGAAACTATTAAGATCAGAAGCATCTACCCACTGAAATACCCACTAATCTTTCCTAGCCATGCCTCTGTCGCGCATAGTAACGCTAATTGTTGGTCTGATAGTCATTTTGGGGCTAGCCCTATGGCTAATTGATTCCCTATCGCGCCTCTATTGGCAATTGTCCTATTCGCCGTTGCTTGGGAATTTGCTGCTGTTGCTGCTGATTGTCCTCATAGGAGCTTTGGTTGCCGCTTTTGTCTATTATGTATTGGTAATTCAATCTGGCGAAAAGCGATCGCGCCGCAACCCCAAGCGAGTCACTGCGGCGCAAATTCCTGCGGCTAAATCTGATGCTGCTTCTACAACTCTCCAAGCTGTGCGCCAACAGGTAGCGCAAATTCAAGATGAAGTCACACGTCAGGCTTTATTAAGTCGATCGCGGGAGATTGAAGCGAACTTAGCACGGGGTGAAATTCAAGTAGTGGTATTTGGTACGGGGAGTGCTGGCAAAACTTCCCTAGTTAATGCGATTATGGGACGCATGGTGGGTCAAGTGGATGCACCGATGGGTACAACCCAGGT
This window contains:
- a CDS encoding pyridoxamine 5'-phosphate oxidase family protein; its protein translation is MSKLFDCITDELQDFIAAQHLFFVGSAPLSPTGHVNLSPKGLGCFRVLSPKQVGYVDLTGSGNETSAHLQENGRITFMFCAFEEPASILRLYGQGKTILPNSPDWDSLYSLFLPMPGTRQIIVADIEKVQTSCGFGVPLYEYRGERQTLVNWASKKGEEGVREYQQKKNLVSIDGLPTPLSKLS
- a CDS encoding DUF937 domain-containing protein, which translates into the protein MGLFDQILGAVANPNQQGSLGQLGGIINTVQQLSQSTGADPSTIQSVLSIVGGQVRSALQDKQARDGNEAAQSLVNQYAGTSPNPQAVNSLFSPQIQQQVAQVAAQQTGLDAGIVQQLLPLAVPLVLNFLQSGANAQNPQAGGNPVLNSFLDADGDGDVDIADAIQMASRYMRQ